A genomic region of Rhipicephalus sanguineus isolate Rsan-2018 chromosome 3, BIME_Rsan_1.4, whole genome shotgun sequence contains the following coding sequences:
- the LOC119385562 gene encoding putative nuclease HARBI1: MPETVVSDNGPQLVSEEFKAFMRDVGARHVVSAPYHLSTNGLAERFVQTLKSALRKSLPVVVLAARERWKKKMALPFIVQWLQLQAEREFREHCDAFSMPEELFRLRYRLTKDMVRWLCGELRRDLERRRTGTRTALTVEQQVLCALRFFATGSYQGAIASDEDVATSQSSRSSSASGDEWIAFPASAQELAAAKEGFVHMDPRFEGCIGAVDGTFVCIRAPYERDDGNKAAYFCRKGFYALNVMVVCDATLRITALDPSYPGSVHDAFVWRAFTLSQEFNGGSRGQGGEFLLGDSAYPLQPWLLTPIPGAHQAGSPAARFNRAHSSLRCVVERCIGVLKARFRCLQRYRALYYGPLFTSKIISACAVLHNLSVRQQLPEPDDIPGTEEGEDPDVYADDDGDVAAVGMYQAGTQRRDRLLQWFTAGRDST; this comes from the exons ATGCCGGAGACGGTGGTGTCCGACAATGGACCACAACTGGTGTCCGAAGAGTTCAAGGCGTTTATGCGGGACGTCGGGGCCAGACATGTCGTGAGCGCCCCTTATCATCTAAGCACAAATGGCCTGGCGGAGCGGTTTGTGCAAACGTTGAAGTCTGCTCTGCGCAAGTCACTGCCCG TtgtggttctcgccgcaagagaacgctggaagaaaaaaatggcgctgccgTTCATCGTGCAGTGGTTGCAGCTGCAGGCAGAAAGAGAATTCCGCGAGCACTGCGATGCTTTCTCGATGCCCGAGGAATTATTTCGCCTACGGTACCGCCTGACGAAGGACAtggtgcgatggctgtgcggagAACTTCGCcgggacctggagaggcggcgtacgggcACGAGAACCGCCTTGACCGTTGAGcagcaagtgctttgcgcccttcgcttcttcgccaccggcagttaccagggCGCGATCGCAAGcgacgaggacgtggcgacgagccagTCCAGT cgatcgtcgagcgcctcgggcGATGAGTGGATCGCCTTCCCTGCCAGCGCGCAGGAACTGGCCGCGGCGAAAGAAGGCTTCGTCCACATGGACCCAAGGTTTGAAGGCTGCATAGGGGCGGTCGACGGCACGTTCGTCTGCATTCGGGCACCGTACGAAAGGGAcgacggcaacaaggctgcttacttttgtcGCAAGGGCTTTTATGCCCTAAACGTCATGGTG GTGTGTGACGCAACCCTGCGGATCACTGCCCTGGATCCCTCGTACCCAGGCTCTGTGCACGACGCTTTTGTGTGGAGGGCATTCACCTTGAGCCAGGAGTTCAACGGTGGCAGCCGTGGCCAGGGTGGTGAATTCCTGCTTG GTGACAGCGCATACCCGCTGCAGCCTTGGCTGCTCacccccatccctggagcacatcaaGCGGGATCCCCTGCTGCCCGGTTCAATCGTGCCCACTCCTCACTGCGGTGTGTCGTGGAACGGTGCATTGGAGTCCTGAAGGCCCGCTtccggtgcttgcagaggtacagagcactgtactatggccccctcttcacgtcgaagatcatctcAGCTTGCGCGGTGCTTCACAACCTTTCTGTTCGGCAACAACTGCCTGAGCCAGATGACATCCCTGGCACTGAGGAAGGAGAAGATCCAGACGTTTACGCTGATGATGACGGCGATGTGGCAGCAGTTggcatgtaccaggcgggtacGCAAAGGCGGGATCGCCTTctgcagtggttcacagctggccGGGACAGCACGTGA